From Streptomyces sp. TLI_105, the proteins below share one genomic window:
- a CDS encoding FtsK/SpoIIIE domain-containing protein produces the protein MTALTVALALVAAVALLLRWQRPAWYWMTFGIGLALVRVLLRYSSVMDACGLTVPPSRWRLALARLTGRPIPDSRAPRILRLRPTRTGLVLRVKLRPGQDAFDFSAASDRLRHSFVMRNVTTREIRSSVVELRMTGYDVLKRVQMPALPGGGAMRVPVALREDGEVYYRDYRQIPHALNVGATQSGKSVYQRNLVAGLAALDVALVGIDCKQGVELAPLARRFTALADNPDTAADLLDALVGHMEDVYQLIRHEQRLSADIPDAEITADIWDLPDHLRPTPIVLLVDEVAELALFATKEEEKRRDRIITSLVRLSQLGRAAGIYLEICGQRFGSELGKGITMLRAQLTGRTAHRVNDETSANMAFGDISPDAVLATIQIPTDRPGTAVVGDSSGGWVRIRTPHLTLRRAVNLCSAQAHRTPEIPALDAFRPVLPPLAKTPAPVIATAPATA, from the coding sequence ATGACCGCCTTAACGGTCGCCCTCGCGCTGGTCGCCGCGGTCGCGCTGTTGCTGCGGTGGCAGCGTCCGGCCTGGTACTGGATGACCTTCGGTATCGGTCTCGCGCTCGTGCGGGTCCTGCTCCGGTACTCCTCCGTCATGGACGCGTGCGGGCTGACCGTCCCGCCCTCGCGCTGGCGCCTCGCCCTGGCCCGGCTCACCGGCCGGCCGATCCCGGACTCCCGGGCTCCTCGGATTCTGCGGCTGCGGCCGACGCGGACGGGTCTGGTGCTTCGGGTGAAGCTCCGCCCGGGTCAGGACGCGTTCGACTTCTCGGCGGCCTCGGACCGGCTGCGGCACTCGTTCGTCATGCGGAACGTCACCACCCGGGAGATCCGCTCCAGTGTCGTTGAGCTGCGGATGACCGGCTACGACGTCCTCAAGCGCGTGCAGATGCCCGCCCTGCCCGGTGGCGGGGCGATGCGGGTGCCGGTCGCCCTGCGGGAGGACGGAGAGGTCTACTACCGCGACTACCGGCAGATCCCGCACGCCCTGAACGTCGGCGCCACCCAGTCGGGCAAGTCCGTCTATCAGCGCAACCTCGTCGCCGGCCTCGCCGCGCTCGATGTGGCCCTCGTCGGGATCGACTGCAAGCAGGGCGTGGAACTCGCCCCGCTCGCCCGCCGGTTCACGGCCCTGGCCGACAATCCCGACACCGCCGCCGACCTCCTCGACGCCCTCGTGGGGCACATGGAGGACGTCTACCAGCTCATCCGGCACGAGCAGCGGCTGAGCGCGGACATCCCGGACGCGGAGATCACCGCCGACATCTGGGACCTCCCCGACCACCTGCGGCCGACCCCGATCGTCCTGCTCGTCGACGAGGTCGCCGAACTCGCCCTCTTCGCCACGAAGGAGGAGGAGAAGCGGCGGGATCGGATCATCACCTCCCTTGTCCGGCTCTCCCAGCTCGGCCGCGCCGCCGGCATCTACCTGGAGATCTGCGGGCAGCGCTTCGGCTCCGAGCTCGGCAAGGGCATCACCATGCTCCGGGCCCAGCTCACCGGCCGAACCGCCCACCGCGTCAACGACGAGACCTCCGCCAACATGGCCTTCGGGGACATCTCCCCGGACGCCGTGCTCGCCACCATCCAGATCCCCACCGACCGGCCCGGCACCGCCGTCGTCGGCGACTCCTCCGGCGGCTGGGTCCGCATCCGCACCCCGCATCTCACCCTGCGGCGGGCCGTGAACCTCTGCAGCGCCCAGGCTCACCGCACCCCGGAGATCCCCGCGCTGGACGCCTTCCGGCCCGTCCTGCCGCCCCTGGCGAAGACCCCGGCACCCGTCATCGCGACGGCTCCCGCGACCGCCTGA
- a CDS encoding XRE family transcriptional regulator, with translation MTNGLRAARNARQWSQERLVHEIKQHAKQHVLTVASDASLRVYVSEWENGRRSISERYAKILRVLLGVTDDELQGRTAGVVAPSVEANGYDELVSRIDAARNVSLTMVNTFMDQTELLRTMDRQMGAASLIDQMTGHLATLEDALTFAVLPETRRPVARALAGAATLAAWQALDVGAIERAWRHYELGKHAAKEADEPMYLAHAMAEQAYVLCDAGRPETAVELIRNAQRAGGAAMSPRLTAWLYAAEAEICAKAGLPDDCHRALDRAMRHLPQGEEARDPDMLSIFLNHGHLTRWRGNALALIGDDEAVQSLYEALDAIDPTFIRASAGLRSDLAQAHLARGEYDQALDQLRQARLLANRTGSVRQRRRIEQLTQRL, from the coding sequence GTGACGAATGGACTGCGGGCAGCAAGGAACGCGCGACAGTGGTCGCAAGAGCGTCTGGTTCACGAGATCAAGCAGCACGCGAAGCAGCACGTGCTCACCGTTGCCTCAGACGCCAGCCTCCGCGTCTACGTGTCTGAGTGGGAGAACGGCCGGCGGTCCATATCGGAGCGATACGCCAAGATTCTTCGGGTTCTGCTTGGGGTAACTGATGACGAGTTGCAGGGCAGGACCGCTGGCGTCGTCGCCCCCTCCGTTGAGGCGAACGGCTATGACGAACTCGTGAGCCGTATCGACGCAGCTCGGAACGTGAGCCTCACCATGGTCAACACGTTCATGGACCAGACGGAACTGTTGCGGACCATGGACCGGCAGATGGGGGCTGCAAGTCTCATCGACCAGATGACAGGACACCTAGCGACCCTTGAGGATGCCCTGACGTTTGCTGTACTGCCGGAGACGAGGCGTCCAGTGGCTCGCGCGCTGGCTGGAGCCGCAACCCTGGCCGCATGGCAGGCCCTCGATGTCGGAGCTATTGAGCGGGCATGGCGTCACTACGAGTTGGGGAAGCACGCCGCCAAGGAAGCCGACGAGCCGATGTATCTCGCTCACGCGATGGCTGAGCAGGCGTACGTGCTCTGTGATGCCGGTCGGCCGGAGACGGCAGTCGAGCTGATCCGAAACGCTCAGCGTGCTGGCGGCGCGGCGATGTCGCCGAGGCTCACAGCATGGCTCTACGCGGCGGAAGCCGAGATCTGTGCCAAGGCGGGGCTGCCCGACGACTGCCATCGAGCACTGGACAGGGCGATGCGGCACCTCCCGCAAGGCGAGGAGGCGCGTGACCCGGACATGCTCAGCATCTTCCTCAACCACGGACATCTGACACGGTGGCGAGGCAACGCACTAGCTCTGATCGGCGACGACGAAGCGGTACAGAGTCTCTACGAGGCTCTCGACGCCATCGATCCGACGTTTATACGAGCGTCGGCAGGTCTCCGATCCGATCTTGCTCAAGCCCACCTGGCACGCGGCGAGTATGACCAGGCTCTCGATCAGCTCCGCCAGGCTCGCCTGCTTGCGAATCGCACTGGGTCGGTACGCCAACGCCGGCGAATCGAGCAGCTTACGCAGCGCCTGTAG
- a CDS encoding NUDIX domain-containing protein, protein MGPKSERVYRTICEWIETGKYPPGAKIPSERTLAQELEIGRTQLRQVLAKLVSEGVIEVHDRSSYRVPNRTVSVQAPTDLEPWQIHGERTLYDNQWVKLELVDVEPPGVERFEHHVVRLQHVAIAAVIDDQDRVLMLWRYRFVPKSFGWELPGGIVDAGESPSATALREVEEETGWRPDGLEHVVTYQPMVGMVDSPHEIFVGNGATLVGEPTDLEEAGHVAWVPLADIPELMARGELMGSGTLVALLHVLASRAAKKSATGAA, encoded by the coding sequence ATGGGACCCAAGTCGGAGCGGGTGTACCGCACGATCTGCGAGTGGATCGAGACGGGCAAGTACCCCCCGGGGGCCAAGATCCCTTCTGAGCGCACGCTGGCCCAGGAGTTGGAGATCGGACGAACGCAGCTGCGGCAGGTCCTAGCCAAGCTCGTCTCCGAGGGTGTCATCGAGGTTCACGATCGCAGCTCGTACCGCGTGCCGAACCGCACCGTAAGCGTCCAAGCACCGACGGATCTTGAGCCGTGGCAGATCCACGGTGAGCGCACCCTCTACGACAACCAGTGGGTGAAGCTCGAACTCGTCGATGTAGAGCCTCCCGGCGTTGAGCGGTTCGAGCATCACGTCGTTCGGCTTCAGCACGTCGCGATTGCTGCCGTCATCGACGACCAAGATCGCGTCCTCATGCTCTGGCGGTACCGCTTCGTCCCGAAGTCGTTCGGCTGGGAGCTTCCCGGTGGAATCGTGGACGCGGGAGAGTCCCCCTCCGCGACGGCACTCCGCGAGGTAGAGGAAGAGACTGGCTGGCGGCCGGATGGGCTTGAGCACGTCGTGACGTACCAGCCCATGGTGGGCATGGTCGACTCCCCGCACGAGATCTTCGTGGGCAATGGCGCGACGCTCGTGGGCGAACCGACCGACCTCGAAGAAGCCGGCCATGTCGCTTGGGTGCCGCTCGCAGACATCCCTGAGCTGATGGCCCGCGGGGAACTGATGGGGTCAGGAACGCTCGTCGCGCTCCTTCACGTGCTGGCGTCCCGCGCGGCGAAGAAGTCTGCTACAGGCGCTGCGTAA
- a CDS encoding HNH endonuclease has translation MALTDAVVAVRRYLKVIEQTQDTGLDQDSWLESAAEIGVLSGEMREALSQVNRALGIKSGRDAILLYLRKRVGQSVPADALAGVACITEWARRIRELRVEYGWPIESGITRDDMPHDHYMLTTDQPDEELAERWRLAKYARKSKGSGKIKMLTYLQTISPQSADKDQLSYIAGIKSYARRIRELEEEGWQIASSIDDPSLPPGSYRLSTLEKRPPRVREAIKLRYEILERDNKTCQDCGRIPGQGVSLQVHHILPVHQGGKNDKENLVTLCSECHGGRHALMGTSVKDELLNPDREPDVHTH, from the coding sequence ATGGCTCTGACGGATGCGGTGGTGGCCGTGAGGCGCTACCTGAAGGTCATAGAGCAGACGCAGGACACTGGACTCGACCAAGACTCATGGCTGGAGTCCGCAGCAGAGATTGGTGTCCTCTCGGGGGAGATGCGTGAGGCGCTCTCACAGGTGAACCGAGCTCTAGGGATTAAATCCGGTCGCGATGCCATATTGCTCTACCTGAGGAAACGCGTCGGGCAGTCGGTCCCGGCTGATGCGCTGGCAGGAGTTGCCTGCATTACGGAGTGGGCTCGCCGTATCCGGGAACTTCGAGTCGAGTACGGATGGCCTATTGAGTCGGGTATCACCAGAGACGACATGCCGCACGACCACTACATGCTCACAACGGACCAGCCCGATGAAGAACTGGCAGAGCGTTGGAGACTCGCCAAGTATGCGCGAAAATCCAAAGGGTCCGGAAAAATAAAAATGCTCACCTACTTGCAGACCATCAGCCCGCAATCGGCTGATAAAGATCAGCTGTCTTATATTGCTGGAATAAAATCCTACGCCCGCAGGATCCGTGAGCTGGAGGAAGAGGGCTGGCAGATCGCCTCAAGCATCGACGACCCGTCCCTTCCGCCCGGTTCGTACAGACTCTCCACTCTGGAAAAACGCCCTCCCAGGGTGCGTGAGGCCATCAAGCTCCGGTACGAGATCCTGGAACGCGACAACAAGACATGCCAGGACTGCGGCCGCATCCCTGGCCAAGGGGTCTCGCTTCAGGTTCATCACATCCTGCCCGTGCACCAGGGCGGGAAGAACGACAAAGAAAACCTTGTGACACTGTGCTCTGAGTGTCACGGCGGCCGCCATGCCCTGATGGGCACCAGTGTCAAGGATGAGCTACTCAATCCCGACAGGGAGCCGGACGTTCACACGCACTGA
- a CDS encoding DNA cytosine methyltransferase: MPSGTLIDRRLPIGCGADVPGQAATTPGDQVQPTQIVDLFAGPGGLDVAAEKLGVATVGIEWDGAACTTRRAAGLATVEGDVRGYGPSDFPDADVLAGGPPCQTFTVAGSGAGRRALDDVLSFIKRVAAREPRDQIDRDLAKMEDERTGLVLEPLRWALEAIDSGRPFKAIVLEQVPAVLPVWEAYEEVLAAEGYATDSGILRTEEYGVPQTRKRAVLIARKDAEKVSLPEATHRPYRKGVNRETGDSRLEPWVSMGEVLDRPYIFSVISNYGTGGDPRARGRRGSWEPSATVTGKISRNRLVSETGEELKRFTFSEAGRLQTFPRDYPWSGNDVGQQIGNAVPPRLAIHVLSAAFGWASPSNDLLAKLALWKGEESDQTSHEPSTGSCLAL; this comes from the coding sequence GTGCCGTCAGGTACGCTCATCGATCGCCGCTTACCGATCGGTTGTGGAGCTGATGTACCAGGTCAGGCCGCAACGACTCCTGGAGACCAAGTGCAACCTACCCAGATCGTGGACCTCTTTGCTGGCCCTGGTGGGCTTGACGTGGCAGCAGAGAAGCTCGGTGTCGCGACCGTAGGCATCGAGTGGGATGGCGCCGCTTGCACGACCCGGCGCGCGGCCGGTCTCGCGACGGTCGAGGGCGATGTCCGGGGCTATGGGCCATCAGATTTCCCTGATGCAGATGTCCTCGCAGGCGGGCCGCCATGCCAGACTTTCACGGTTGCCGGCAGCGGTGCTGGACGCAGGGCGCTCGATGATGTGCTTTCCTTTATCAAGCGGGTCGCGGCCCGGGAACCCCGCGATCAGATCGATCGTGACCTCGCCAAGATGGAGGACGAGCGAACTGGGCTTGTACTGGAACCCTTGCGCTGGGCTCTAGAGGCGATCGACAGCGGTAGGCCATTCAAAGCAATTGTGCTTGAGCAAGTGCCAGCTGTGCTTCCGGTCTGGGAAGCCTACGAAGAGGTGCTGGCGGCCGAGGGATACGCCACGGACAGTGGGATCCTGCGCACCGAGGAATACGGCGTGCCACAGACTCGCAAAAGAGCTGTTCTTATCGCTCGCAAAGACGCCGAAAAGGTGAGCCTCCCCGAGGCTACTCATCGGCCGTATCGAAAAGGCGTCAACCGCGAAACTGGTGACAGTCGCCTTGAGCCGTGGGTGAGCATGGGAGAGGTTTTGGACCGCCCTTACATCTTCTCAGTAATCTCCAACTACGGCACGGGAGGCGACCCTAGGGCGCGAGGTCGCCGCGGATCATGGGAGCCCTCAGCAACAGTAACAGGAAAGATCTCTCGCAATCGCCTGGTTTCCGAGACGGGTGAAGAACTCAAACGATTCACCTTTTCAGAAGCCGGCAGATTGCAGACTTTTCCCCGTGACTACCCGTGGTCAGGGAATGATGTTGGTCAACAAATCGGAAATGCTGTCCCTCCTCGTCTTGCCATCCACGTCTTGAGTGCCGCGTTCGGATGGGCTTCACCGTCGAATGATCTACTCGCTAAACTCGCCCTCTGGAAGGGTGAGGAAAGTGATCAAACAAGTCACGAGCCGTCCACTGGTTCCTGCCTGGCTCTCTGA
- a CDS encoding NaeI family type II restriction endonuclease, producing MGRLKLQPLGSECQGKDCRSEGKILRDPSDDMEIQLILGELGKYDLATGFTEAIRSSIDYVLDGARTGRYDLLSKDVHPGERASVGAKLEYEVQRVFKWKKSKPLDIELAGVPVDLKSTVGDNWAIPTEAHCHICICTQIRLKDKSHRSWLIRTHTSWLYRGKGNKDGKRGIAVDARNQWGVPLYDWTRLPINPLTLLTESQAEQVFDGGQGQEVRLLRLFTYLPKIVIERSVILTVCAGKQDPMRRARAIKEKATEKGILLLCGKWVSDRVAAEGHGFTLGPGDWVAIPDESAVKETTTGTEFLF from the coding sequence ATGGGGAGACTGAAGCTGCAACCGTTGGGGTCGGAGTGCCAGGGCAAAGACTGTCGTTCAGAAGGAAAGATCCTGCGTGACCCCTCGGATGACATGGAGATTCAACTCATCCTCGGCGAGCTGGGGAAGTACGACTTGGCCACCGGCTTCACTGAAGCCATCCGCTCTTCGATTGACTATGTCCTTGATGGTGCGCGCACTGGGCGCTATGACCTCCTCTCAAAGGATGTCCACCCAGGGGAGCGCGCGTCCGTCGGGGCAAAGCTGGAATACGAAGTGCAGCGTGTTTTCAAATGGAAGAAATCTAAGCCGCTCGATATTGAGCTCGCCGGCGTACCAGTCGATCTGAAGAGCACCGTAGGCGACAACTGGGCCATCCCCACAGAAGCGCATTGCCATATCTGCATCTGCACCCAGATACGCCTAAAAGACAAGTCTCATCGGAGCTGGTTGATTCGAACTCATACGTCATGGCTTTATCGAGGAAAAGGGAACAAGGACGGCAAGCGTGGCATCGCCGTGGATGCCCGCAATCAATGGGGCGTCCCTCTATACGACTGGACTCGATTGCCAATAAATCCTCTCACCCTGCTCACGGAGAGCCAGGCGGAACAAGTCTTCGATGGCGGGCAAGGGCAAGAAGTGAGACTGCTCAGGCTGTTCACCTATCTACCCAAGATAGTGATCGAGAGAAGCGTCATACTCACCGTGTGCGCAGGGAAACAAGATCCTATGCGTAGAGCTCGAGCAATCAAAGAGAAGGCTACAGAAAAGGGAATACTTCTCTTGTGTGGTAAATGGGTCAGCGATCGAGTCGCGGCGGAAGGTCATGGGTTCACCTTGGGGCCGGGGGATTGGGTTGCCATTCCTGACGAATCGGCAGTAAAGGAGACGACCACAGGTACAGAATTCTTGTTCTAG